One Nitrospina watsonii DNA segment encodes these proteins:
- a CDS encoding menaquinone biosynthesis decarboxylase: MIFDCLQDFVKHLDDAGELVRIRETVSAHLEIAEITDRVSKQNGGGKALLFENVEGSSMPVLINAFGSWSRIQAALGVTKLDKIARDIDAYLHMAPPETLLDKAKMLPILLQASQFPPKMVSNAPCQDVVKTGDAVNLDEIPIIQCWPHDAGRFITYPIVVNRSVDRSIRNVGLYRMQVYDKKTTAMHWHIHKDGAHFFHEFKRKGKIMEVAVALGADPVTCYAASAPLPYGVDEFLLAGFIRKKAVPLVKCKTVNLEVPAHAEIVLEGYIDPAEMRREGPFGDHTGYYSQDGDYPVFHVTAVTHRRNPIYLTTIVGIPPQEDFYLGKATERIFLPLLRTQLPELVDMNMPLEGVFHNCVLVSMDKRYPMQARRLMSTLWGAGQMSFVKTIVVVDHDVDVQDEQTVLELLLNEIDFNRDLFFSEGILDVLNHASDHALYGSKLGIDATRPIDGEAAANPPQGKATAPDTQLIQTIQNKFADVQSVRVCGLNTKRHVVLVALDKTRPHQGRDFLRQCLEDDGLSAAGVIVALEAHVDLNHTSTVLWKLFNNLDPRRDVQVVGGRLGIDATKKLPEEGYTQDWPEEIHMSGDIKQKVDEKWERMFPKSIS; this comes from the coding sequence ATGATTTTCGACTGCCTGCAGGATTTTGTCAAACACCTCGACGACGCCGGGGAACTGGTGCGCATCCGCGAGACGGTCTCCGCGCATCTGGAAATCGCCGAGATCACCGACCGCGTCTCCAAACAAAACGGCGGCGGCAAGGCGCTGTTGTTCGAAAACGTGGAGGGATCTTCCATGCCGGTGCTCATCAACGCCTTCGGCAGTTGGAGCCGCATCCAGGCTGCACTGGGCGTGACGAAACTCGACAAGATCGCCCGCGACATCGACGCCTACCTGCACATGGCGCCGCCGGAGACGCTGCTCGACAAGGCAAAGATGCTGCCCATCCTGTTGCAGGCGTCGCAGTTTCCGCCGAAGATGGTGTCGAACGCGCCCTGCCAGGACGTGGTCAAGACCGGCGACGCGGTCAACCTCGACGAAATCCCCATCATCCAGTGCTGGCCGCACGATGCGGGACGCTTCATCACCTATCCCATCGTCGTCAACCGCAGCGTCGATCGCAGCATCCGCAACGTCGGCCTCTACCGCATGCAGGTGTACGACAAAAAAACCACCGCCATGCACTGGCACATCCACAAAGACGGCGCGCATTTTTTTCACGAATTCAAACGCAAGGGCAAGATCATGGAAGTGGCGGTGGCGCTGGGCGCGGACCCGGTCACCTGCTACGCCGCCTCGGCTCCCCTGCCCTACGGCGTCGATGAGTTTCTCCTGGCCGGATTCATCCGCAAAAAAGCGGTGCCTCTGGTCAAATGCAAGACGGTGAACCTGGAAGTGCCGGCCCACGCCGAGATCGTGCTGGAAGGCTACATCGATCCCGCCGAGATGCGGCGCGAGGGACCCTTCGGCGACCACACCGGCTATTACTCGCAGGACGGCGACTATCCGGTGTTCCACGTCACCGCCGTGACGCATCGCCGCAACCCGATCTATCTCACCACCATCGTCGGCATCCCGCCGCAGGAAGATTTTTATCTGGGTAAGGCCACCGAGCGCATCTTCCTGCCGCTATTGCGCACGCAGTTGCCGGAACTGGTGGACATGAACATGCCGCTCGAAGGCGTGTTCCACAACTGCGTCCTCGTCTCCATGGACAAACGCTATCCCATGCAGGCGCGCCGCTTGATGAGCACGCTGTGGGGCGCGGGGCAGATGAGCTTCGTCAAAACCATCGTCGTCGTCGATCACGATGTCGATGTGCAGGACGAACAGACCGTACTGGAGTTGTTGCTCAACGAAATCGATTTCAACCGCGACCTGTTTTTTTCGGAAGGCATCCTCGACGTGCTCAACCACGCCTCCGATCACGCCCTCTACGGATCGAAGCTGGGCATCGACGCCACTCGCCCGATCGACGGCGAAGCGGCGGCGAACCCGCCGCAGGGGAAAGCCACTGCGCCCGATACCCAGTTGATTCAAACCATCCAAAATAAATTCGCGGATGTCCAATCGGTGCGGGTGTGTGGGCTGAACACCAAACGCCATGTGGTGCTGGTGGCGCTGGACAAGACGCGGCCGCATCAAGGCCGCGACTTCCTCCGCCAGTGCCTGGAAGACGACGGTCTCTCCGCAGCGGGGGTTATCGTGGCGCTCGAAGCGCATGTCGATCTCAACCACACCTCCACCGTGTTGTGGAAACTGTTCAACAATCTCGACCCGCGCCGCGACGTGCAGGTGGTTGGCGGACGCCTCGGCATCGACGCCACGAAGAAACTGCCGGAGGAAGGTTACACGCAGGACTGGCCGGAAGAGATCCACATGTCCGGCGACATCAAACAAAAGGTCGATGAAAAATGGGAACGCATGTTCCCAAAATCCATTTCTTGA
- a CDS encoding J domain-containing protein — protein MPVSQSKDYYKVLGVAKTAKMQEIKKAYRDLAKKHHPDINSGSAKSEESFKLISEAYTTLKDAKKRKQYDQMQADYARTPRGRGGGRPRGGNPWQGAYDYARQYTRQGPRDDFRNAPPPDFEEPPPFDPDIPTQGFDLQFMVDVPFVTAALGGTLPFHYEKYVTCTECGGTGLNTVQDACGLCEGTQRIVEPVTVHVDIPGGVADQYTLRMQHEGACGRNGGPPGDLLLKVCIEPHPQFRRVQSDVYADIVIPPELAENGGPLEVQTLDSTVTIDVEDGTLTGEEHRIPGAGCRERTSKKRGDFVVKFHVAEPAT, from the coding sequence ATGCCCGTCTCCCAGTCAAAAGACTATTACAAAGTGCTCGGGGTCGCCAAAACGGCGAAGATGCAAGAGATCAAAAAAGCCTACCGCGATCTCGCCAAAAAACATCACCCGGACATCAATTCGGGCAGTGCCAAGTCGGAAGAATCCTTCAAGCTCATCTCCGAGGCTTACACCACGCTGAAAGATGCCAAGAAGCGCAAGCAATACGACCAGATGCAGGCCGACTACGCCCGCACGCCGCGCGGTAGAGGTGGAGGGCGGCCGCGAGGCGGCAACCCCTGGCAGGGAGCCTACGATTACGCCCGCCAGTACACACGGCAGGGACCGCGTGACGATTTCCGCAATGCACCCCCGCCCGATTTCGAGGAACCGCCGCCGTTCGATCCGGATATCCCGACACAGGGCTTCGATCTTCAGTTTATGGTGGACGTGCCCTTTGTCACCGCCGCGCTGGGCGGCACCCTGCCCTTCCATTACGAAAAATACGTCACCTGCACGGAGTGTGGCGGCACCGGACTGAATACGGTGCAGGATGCCTGCGGCCTCTGTGAAGGCACGCAACGCATCGTCGAACCGGTGACGGTCCATGTCGATATTCCGGGAGGGGTGGCGGATCAGTACACGCTGCGCATGCAGCATGAGGGAGCTTGTGGACGCAACGGTGGGCCTCCCGGAGACCTGTTACTGAAGGTGTGCATCGAGCCGCATCCCCAATTCCGCCGGGTGCAGTCGGATGTGTACGCAGACATCGTCATCCCGCCGGAACTGGCGGAGAATGGCGGCCCGCTGGAAGTGCAGACCCTGGACTCGACGGTCACCATCGATGTGGAAGACGGCACCTTGACGGGCGAGGAGCATCGCATTCCCGGTGCCGGGTGCCGCGAACGTACCAGCAAAAAACGTGGCGACTTTGTGGTGAAATTCCATGTCGCTGAGCCCGCCACCTGA
- a CDS encoding Lcl C-terminal domain-containing protein: MVETNPQNEEKQSNEGNGPSGTPAKPASTPAPKPDAGAKPDAGAKPDAGAKPDAGSKPDAGSKPDAGSKPEGGAAPAAKPAAAKPAGAAAPGAKPAAPAKPAAKPKVEKKPLIDNGDGTITDPNSGLMWKKTDAWIDTKKFYTWPQAPEYVDKVNAEKFAGHADWRIPNKAEAASLVDKTKKSMDKNGTEYPFDPIFEIGAAAVTWITECTEEKVVRFDYKISSEFTYPPCELWSSIRVVRNAEGYEDVPKPGAAPAAKPAPKPGAPAAGAKPAAPAGTAPKPAAPAGDKPAAPAGDKPKPPEGQDNAPSGETPAAPKPADPPASQ, from the coding sequence ATGGTCGAAACCAATCCGCAGAACGAAGAAAAACAGTCGAACGAAGGCAACGGGCCTTCGGGAACTCCAGCCAAACCAGCATCGACACCCGCTCCCAAACCCGATGCGGGTGCCAAACCCGATGCGGGTGCCAAACCCGACGCAGGAGCCAAGCCCGATGCGGGCTCCAAGCCCGATGCGGGCTCCAAGCCCGATGCGGGCTCCAAGCCGGAAGGCGGAGCCGCACCCGCCGCCAAACCCGCTGCCGCGAAACCGGCAGGGGCCGCTGCGCCGGGTGCCAAGCCGGCTGCTCCCGCCAAACCTGCCGCCAAACCCAAAGTCGAGAAGAAACCGCTCATCGACAACGGCGACGGCACCATCACCGATCCCAATTCCGGTTTGATGTGGAAAAAGACCGACGCGTGGATCGACACCAAAAAATTCTACACCTGGCCACAGGCTCCCGAATACGTGGACAAGGTCAACGCGGAGAAGTTCGCCGGTCACGCCGATTGGCGTATTCCCAACAAGGCGGAAGCCGCGTCGCTGGTGGACAAGACCAAAAAGAGCATGGACAAGAACGGCACCGAGTACCCGTTCGATCCGATTTTTGAAATCGGCGCGGCGGCGGTGACGTGGATCACCGAATGCACCGAAGAAAAAGTCGTGCGCTTCGATTACAAGATCAGCAGTGAGTTCACCTATCCCCCGTGTGAGCTCTGGTCGTCCATCCGCGTGGTGCGGAACGCCGAAGGCTACGAAGACGTGCCCAAACCCGGTGCAGCTCCCGCCGCGAAACCCGCTCCGAAACCGGGCGCCCCGGCGGCCGGTGCAAAGCCCGCGGCTCCGGCCGGCACGGCTCCCAAACCTGCCGCACCCGCCGGCGACAAGCCTGCCGCTCCGGCGGGAGACAAGCCCAAACCGCCCGAAGGACAGGATAACGCGCCTTCGGGAGAGACGCCCGCCGCGCCCAAACCGGCGGACCCTCCGGCATCGCAATAA
- a CDS encoding ABC transporter permease, with the protein MLVYVCKRLMQGVPVLIVVATLTFLIMHAVPGGPFDRDKKLPPEILANIETKYHLDKPVWQQYLLYMGQIARGDMGPSYKYVGRDVADIIKDTFPVSLTLGLLAVLVTLGLGVPAGVISAARENTLIDRGCIFVATLGISLPSFVLGTFLILIFSHMLHWLPPALWEGPRHMLMPALALGAGFAGYIARLTRTTVLDVLSQDYIRTARAKGLNESTILIKHALLNAVTPIVSVMGPLTAGLVTGSFVIEFIFSIPGMGNYFITAVTNRDYPLIMGVTLVYAVLIVLANIAVDVVYMKLDPRVRLVEQKG; encoded by the coding sequence ATGCTGGTTTATGTTTGCAAACGGTTGATGCAGGGCGTGCCGGTATTGATTGTGGTGGCGACGCTCACCTTCCTCATCATGCACGCGGTGCCCGGCGGGCCGTTCGATCGGGACAAGAAACTGCCGCCGGAGATCCTCGCCAACATCGAGACCAAGTACCACCTCGACAAACCGGTGTGGCAGCAGTACCTGCTGTACATGGGGCAGATCGCGCGGGGCGACATGGGACCGTCTTACAAGTACGTCGGGCGCGACGTGGCGGACATTATCAAGGACACGTTTCCGGTGTCCTTGACGCTGGGCCTGTTGGCGGTGCTGGTGACGCTGGGGCTGGGCGTGCCGGCGGGGGTGATTTCAGCGGCGCGCGAGAACACGCTGATCGATCGCGGTTGCATTTTCGTCGCCACGCTGGGCATTTCGTTGCCGAGTTTTGTATTGGGCACGTTTCTCATCCTGATTTTTTCACACATGCTGCACTGGCTGCCACCCGCGTTGTGGGAGGGGCCGCGTCACATGCTGATGCCGGCGCTGGCGCTGGGTGCCGGGTTCGCGGGCTACATCGCCCGGCTCACGCGCACCACGGTGCTCGATGTGTTGTCGCAGGACTACATCCGCACCGCCCGCGCCAAGGGGCTCAATGAGTCCACCATCCTCATCAAGCATGCGTTGTTGAACGCGGTGACACCGATTGTGTCGGTGATGGGACCGCTTACCGCCGGGTTGGTGACCGGATCGTTCGTCATCGAGTTCATCTTTTCCATTCCCGGCATGGGCAATTACTTCATCACCGCCGTCACCAACCGCGACTACCCGTTGATCATGGGCGTGACGCTGGTGTACGCCGTGTTGATCGTGCTGGCCAACATCGCCGTCGATGTGGTTTATATGAAGCTCGATCCGCGCGTGCGGCTGGTCGAGCAGAAAGGCTGA
- a CDS encoding ABC transporter permease translates to MTMWRRFSLPAKLSACFLAAIALAALFAPWLSSFSYEEQDTLNALAAPDATHWMGTDRLGRDLFSRMLYGARVSLFLGVGTTLIALVIGTVYGAVSGYIGGRTDNILMRIVDVVFALPDLLLIILIMVVLGRGLASIFLALTLVSWVTVARLVRGEVLRIKEFTFVEAARALGAGHGRILFSEIVPNLWGILIVTLTFRIPVAILAESTLSFIGLGIAPPFSSWGTLANDGWTAIKFYPHLIVFPSLAIFLTILAFNFLGEGLRDHFDPRKSVKIS, encoded by the coding sequence ATGACGATGTGGAGACGGTTTTCCCTGCCCGCGAAACTGAGCGCCTGCTTTCTTGCCGCCATCGCGCTGGCAGCGCTGTTCGCGCCATGGCTGTCGTCCTTCTCGTATGAAGAGCAGGACACGCTGAACGCATTGGCTGCGCCCGACGCCACGCACTGGATGGGCACCGACCGGCTGGGACGCGACCTGTTCTCGCGCATGCTGTACGGGGCGCGCGTGTCGCTCTTTCTCGGCGTTGGCACCACGTTGATCGCGCTGGTCATCGGCACCGTGTATGGTGCGGTGTCCGGGTACATCGGCGGGCGTACGGACAACATCCTGATGCGGATCGTTGATGTGGTCTTTGCGCTGCCCGACCTATTGCTGATTATCCTGATTATGGTGGTTTTGGGACGGGGACTGGCCAGCATTTTCCTGGCGCTCACCCTGGTGAGCTGGGTGACGGTGGCGCGGCTGGTGCGCGGCGAAGTGCTGCGCATCAAGGAGTTCACCTTCGTCGAGGCGGCTAGGGCGCTGGGAGCCGGGCACGGGCGCATTCTGTTTTCCGAAATCGTGCCCAACCTGTGGGGAATCTTGATTGTAACGCTCACCTTCCGCATTCCGGTGGCGATCCTGGCGGAATCGACACTCAGTTTCATCGGTCTCGGCATTGCGCCGCCGTTCAGCAGTTGGGGCACGCTGGCCAACGACGGCTGGACGGCCATCAAGTTTTACCCGCACCTCATTGTGTTTCCGTCGCTCGCCATCTTCCTGACCATTCTGGCCTTCAACTTTTTAGGGGAGGGGCTGCGCGATCATTTCGACCCGCGGAAATCGGTGAAAATAAGTTGA